One Candidatus Hydrogenedens sp. DNA segment encodes these proteins:
- a CDS encoding ATPase, T2SS/T4P/T4SS family, with translation MSQNVEGALSSPMGQALVAEGVITEEQLRRALRIQSLLEQPKHLSDVLIELGYATRQAINQAITKHGGNLRLGDLLIEQGIITPEVLNSALALQKERGIRLGEALIELGAINERTLLRNLAHQMGVPFIEPEFPMIDLRLLQGVSPAYLRKYNFIPFSKEEDGSITVVVSDMNKEQTRQAIQDVFPGQFNIALGPQEAIQEAIKAFEEYRHQIMQAPGEARVGEDNIIQLVDHLIITAIERRASDIHIEPMADKIRIRYRIDGVLVYHTDLPLTMLPRLISRIKIMAGCNITEHQRHQGGRILFPYKGKDIDLRLSIYVTVYGESAVMRVLNKDLALVALDELGMNRSMLERYRYDVLDLPTGVVLITGPTGSGKTTTLYASIAYSNDVSRKIITAEDPVEFTIDGIVQSSVNEKVNRTFDSTLREIVRQDPDIIVIGEIRDRETAQVAIQAALTGHKVYSTFHTEDTIGGLLRLIDMDIETFLISSTVISVLAQRLLRRICPKCIVPYIPTAREAQSLGLDYAEVREYEYKKGKGCQYCSYTGYRGRVGAYELLVLNEDVKEAILQKKTAHEIRRISVDSTGLISMREDAISKVIRGTTTYEEVIKHTPRTFNLRSIRQIMTLCS, from the coding sequence ATGAGTCAAAATGTTGAGGGTGCTTTAAGTTCGCCGATGGGGCAGGCTTTAGTAGCCGAAGGCGTTATCACAGAGGAACAATTAAGACGGGCTTTGCGTATCCAAAGTTTGCTGGAACAGCCAAAACACCTCAGCGATGTTTTAATTGAGTTAGGTTATGCTACTCGTCAGGCGATTAATCAGGCAATCACAAAACATGGTGGCAATCTTCGTTTAGGAGATTTGTTAATAGAACAAGGGATTATTACGCCCGAGGTATTAAATTCGGCTCTAGCACTTCAAAAGGAACGCGGTATTCGTCTTGGGGAGGCTCTTATCGAATTGGGAGCTATTAACGAACGCACACTCCTTCGAAATTTAGCCCATCAGATGGGCGTGCCTTTTATTGAACCTGAGTTTCCTATGATTGACCTTCGCCTATTACAGGGGGTATCTCCAGCATATCTGCGTAAGTACAATTTTATTCCCTTCTCGAAGGAAGAAGATGGTAGCATCACAGTTGTAGTAAGCGATATGAACAAGGAACAGACACGGCAGGCTATACAGGATGTTTTCCCGGGACAGTTTAATATTGCATTAGGTCCACAGGAGGCTATTCAAGAAGCCATAAAAGCGTTTGAAGAATACCGACATCAAATAATGCAGGCTCCCGGAGAAGCCCGTGTAGGGGAAGATAATATTATTCAGTTGGTAGACCATCTTATCATAACGGCTATCGAACGCCGTGCCAGTGATATTCATATTGAACCTATGGCAGATAAAATACGGATACGCTATCGGATTGATGGCGTATTAGTTTATCACACAGACCTTCCTCTAACCATGCTACCGCGACTTATATCCCGTATTAAAATTATGGCGGGTTGCAATATTACCGAACATCAACGACACCAGGGTGGGCGTATCCTTTTCCCTTACAAAGGGAAAGATATTGATTTGCGGTTATCCATCTATGTTACGGTTTATGGCGAATCGGCAGTAATGCGTGTTTTGAACAAAGATTTGGCTTTGGTGGCTCTGGACGAATTAGGTATGAACCGTAGCATGTTGGAGCGATACCGTTATGATGTCTTAGATTTACCTACCGGGGTAGTACTGATTACTGGTCCTACCGGTTCTGGGAAAACGACCACATTATATGCGAGTATTGCCTATTCCAATGATGTATCCCGAAAAATCATTACGGCGGAAGACCCTGTCGAGTTTACAATTGATGGCATTGTCCAGAGTTCGGTTAACGAAAAAGTTAATCGCACTTTTGATTCGACCTTGCGTGAGATTGTGCGTCAGGACCCGGACATTATCGTGATTGGCGAAATCCGTGACCGTGAAACAGCACAAGTAGCCATTCAGGCTGCGTTAACCGGGCACAAAGTATATTCAACTTTTCATACGGAAGATACGATTGGCGGACTTCTGCGCTTGATTGATATGGATATTGAGACCTTCCTTATTTCCTCAACGGTTATATCGGTGCTGGCTCAACGATTGCTCCGTCGTATCTGTCCAAAATGTATTGTTCCTTATATCCCTACGGCAAGAGAAGCCCAATCCTTAGGATTGGACTATGCAGAGGTGCGCGAATATGAATACAAGAAAGGGAAAGGCTGTCAATATTGTTCCTATACAGGCTATCGCGGAAGAGTAGGGGCTTATGAATTGCTGGTTTTAAATGAAGATGTGAAGGAAGCCATTCTGCAAAAAAAGACCGCCCATGAAATACGGCGGATTAGTGTAGATTCCACAGGACTTATCAGTATGCGGGAAGATGCTATATCGAAAGTAATTCGTGGCACGACCACATACGAAGAAGTCATTAAACATACACCACGAACCTTTAATCTGCGTTCTATACGGCAGATTATGACTTTATGTTCATAA